The segment AATTGATGGTACATTTTACAAaccattacaaataaataagaaattgtcattaattgaattaaatgtgaaattgcaataataataatgttttttttagattttgggGGGGGCgtttttatgtctttatttgCATAGGACAGTATAGatggacaggaagcgaagtggatgggatcaggaaaggtacaggagctgggattcgaactcgggctAGCGCTATATGTCGACgcgctaaccacaaggctattggcgccctgcattaataataatgtctAATTAGCATCTTCCCTTAATGCCCCATATGCTGCTttctgtatgaaaaaaaaaatggattattTATACcaagttatatttattttaatcctgTTTATTTTACATCCTGTTTGCTGCCTGAATGAAGACTGAAAGACATTCTGGCTACTGTATAAAAGTTATGATTGTTTTTGAGGTGTGATGGTGTGTGTCTTTCGCAGAGAGAGAGTGACTTTATAGGCTATTAGATATCTCATAAACATTATGGATCTCCATTGCAGATGAATATTCAGCAAAGACATAAACACGTTGTGAAATGTGAAATCTGTCATGTAAATTCAGCTATGGGACGAATAAATCTTTGTGAATTTTATAGCATAACATAAACTAGGCTCACTATTTAAATGATAAAGACTGTAATATACATAGTATATACTGTACCAGGGatattatagttaaataaaaacatggcacttttttttcacatattattattattattattattattattattatatattcatacatatacacattacAGCATGATGGTAATAACTCCAACTCCAGTGTCAACATGTactcagttcataaaacagTCCATGAATCCGTTACACTATAGTTTATGGCTGTTTGCTAACAGTAGGAGGCGTTTTATCGATTAACAGTTCATTTCATTGAAAGCTCTGTCAAAACATTGGGTACAAACATATGCCGTAACACCCTCATCTGTGAAATACTCACCTTTGAGCTTTAATGTGCAGGCAGTGTTAATGCGTGCAGGTCTGGACACCCTGTGTTTAATGCACACCAAAGGCTAATTGCCAGGCGAGCGTTTACTCGACccgttctcctttaaaaacacaacagcCTGCAATTATTCAACACTCAAACAGTCAAAGTACAGTGCATCTCGACCAGATCCAAACCTCCCTTCTGTGCatctgtgtattttaaaatcaggAATGTTTGGGCATTATAAGCTGCTAGAGAACAAAGCTGATAAAGTCAATCAAGAGTGATTAGTCAGTTATCCTGTAAAACTCTAGTGTGGTAATGTTGCATTGATGTTGGTTGGGTAACAAGCATGCTAGCACAgtctgattttgattttttcatAGCCCAGTGAAAGGAGCCAGTTCTCTGTGGGACCCAGAGTCAGTAAGGGTGAAGAAGTGAAGAGGTCTCTCTTTGTTTAAATATCACAGCCTACTTCTGCTGTTTACTCGGCTGTAAATGAGCAAAGAATGTCTGAGCTGAAAGGAGAGATTGCGAGAGGGACTGAGGGAGGAAGAGCAGTACATGGCCACAATCATCATACATCTTTTTTGGACAGGTTAGAGACCTCTGTGTAATCTGCATAACATTAGAGGATACCACACACACCACGGATGAACACTTCATTGCTCTTTCACAGCTCACTTCTCTGTTGTGTTACATTGTAACCTcaggagaaataaaaatagatgtgTAAGTCACAGATAATGTGGAGAGTACAGCTCAGATCATTCGGATTTGGAAGATTTTGATGAGAAATATTTGTCTTCATATTGAAATCTCTagacttttgtttgtttttttggcaagttttattgtgtgtatatgtatgtataactGAGAATAGACTGAGATATTACAGAGATGTATTTCTTACAGGCTGATCAAGATATGTGTGGTTCAGATGATTAATTAGTATATGTTTACAGCTAAGCTGATTATCAGAGACCCTCGGAATTGTCGTGCTCTTTcgttaaattatttatttcagagtCCCACAGCTGAGAACAAGCAGTATTTTAATCTCTCAGACGATTTTGTCCTGAATTCTTTAAATAAGGGCACAGAGCGAGTGGAGCTGTGTCTATCCTACCTTGCAGCTATTTCTCAATGATAATAAATCCCTGATGGAACGAACAAAATATGCTGAACCACTGTCATAGGAAACCAAAAAAGGACACATTTTGAGATTTCTTGCACAGCTACAGTTGAATGGCTTCTCATTGCAGTAGCATTTTGCAGTAGATTTAACTACACAAATAGCAATGTGTGAATGTCTTCCTGTCTCCATTTTCAGGGATGTCTTCTGGCTTACACTTACTGTACAGTGCACTGAATTTGACCTTTTAACCGTTATACTACCCAAATTGATAAATGAGCCTTTGATGAGATCCATAAATATTGCACGATATCTTGCGTCTTTCTGTTTGTAATGCATTTGTATTGGATTTTTCCATCCAACAAATCTGTTTGTATAAACCATATTGACTGTACTGTCATTTGGTCTTGATAGTCACGAAAAAATGTCACTACTGAATGTCTGGAGGAACATGACTTCCTGAATTACGCAGTTAggtccaaaaattaagtacttgtaattgtgttatatgtttttttaaaatgcgggcaatcagattacagttacttttttacagattacattTCATTCACAcagtaatttataaaaaagatacattttttaataaggtaaacaaataaagtaTCTTTGTTACACTTAAagcctttatgtataatgcattataaaggtaTTAACAATGTAggttgtaatgcattatatattttcataaataattataataatgcattattaattgttaattgtaataattaatgtattataactgTGGTCACAATTATTCACGAGATCATACAATGCATTATGAGGTGCATTACCAAGCATAAaactaatgcattatatataaagtctttaagtaaagtgttacctgtaTTTTTTAGTAGGTGTTTTtcctcttattattattattattttacattgaacattagaatttaattaattaatagcttTGTCTTTTCACAAACCTCTGCAGTTCTTTTAAGAACTCCAGTTTTGGAAGCTCTGGCATAATATAATGGTCAGTGCATTTCAAGATGTTGATAACTAAAAATGGAATATATATACAgagtctgtatatatatatatatcagagtgGTACAAAATAACCCTTTTCAAAcctcaaaagtaatctaaaagtagtccaATTAGATTACTTTAAATGCGTAATCCAATACATTACATTCAGTAGTGGAAATGGGCAAAATTCACTGGGGGGACTCTAGCTTAGGGGGGTGGTAGGCAATTATGGTACTTTTAGATGTCCTTTCGgttgtatttaattataaaatgctttataatctataataacatttaacttAATTCATATTTTCTCTAAACCTCCTTGGATATTAAGACAGGCACCTGCAATTATGGCtaaattaaagatttgttttatgttgtgtgctcctcctaaaaaaaaaaaaaaaaaaaaaaaaaaaataggaacaCCTTCTGATCACATGacaaatgacagaaattaaGCTTCCTATTATAAAGCGATATTTGACTCCTTGAAGTTTTTTGACAAGATTCAGAGGTGGCATTAAGGCATTTCATTATAACAACATTATGAGATAATTGTTTTACATATAAAGtgttgaatatagaaatattaaacgatttaaatgactcaatttatactctaaaaatgaaactgaaaccggcagtaggtggcagtaagtCAAAGTATTTGTGACGGAATAATTAATTCAATCGATTCAAAAACAtagattcattcataaacgaaacagcGCTGTGCAAAGACTACTTAGAACTACTTGTGTTGACGAAATAGACAATCAGACAACAGTGTTCCTAAAACCACTTAATATGttatgtaagtcacttaatattaatttttgtataaaatcaaaaatttatAAAACTGTTATATAATTTAGTTTCACTTTTGTAAACTCcctttgtaattattaaaactgtCACTTGTCTTAGTTCACTGCGATCTCACAAACGTGCACTTTAATTAATGAATCTCTCTACACTGCATATTTACATAATCTCTACGCTTTGTTTgttataatgaattaaaaaaaataataaaatacagtctgCTTTCACGAACTGTGCTGTGAGGAGCAGGACGTGCACCGATAGAGAAGCATTTCTATTAGCTGCAGTCTGCAGGTACAGTATTATGACAAAAGATGGCATTGCGCAGCgaaacacacaaatattatgCTGTGTTTTAGTCTAAATTGCGCTATACGTTTATGTGCAGAATGGGATCGCTTTCGTAGTCTTTTGAATGGATAAAATAGAGAAATCACTTCTGAATAAACCTAACCAGTTGGAACTAGAACGACCCGCCCATCCCCCACACCCCCCCAACCCCCCAAAATCACTCCACACACTCAGTCCCCCCGtgtagactgtaaaaaacactCAACACAagttgttgagtcagcttaaaataatttgttaccctgctgccttacaattttaagttcagtcaactaaaataagtttagtcaacttgaaatgtttaaacaacttagatatttgtgtttgctaaacttaacagatgggtaagtaacccagctgccttcaaattttaatttgtttcaactcaaatatcaatatcaactcaaataagttgtcacttagtataatttaacatttcaagttgcatttcaactttttttgagttgactgaatttaaaattttaaggtagccaggttacaaattattttaagttgactcaacaaattgttttttattccatttattctgattacattactaactacaTTTGTTGTGATGTCATGCAATTTGTAATCACTAATGGACTACTACAATTTGTATGTAATCTGTATCAGTCTTGGTATCTACGAATAATGATTAATGCAgaatttgcatacttttttattattactatttaaaagcagCTTCTGATCCCATGTTTTATGCCTGTATTGTTTCCATATACGCCAAGACAAAGTCCTTGTATACTTATACTCTAGAgttgttataaaatattcataCGGATGGTAATGCATTAAATGTGTTTGCTCTTAATTTGCCAAAGAAAAGTTCCAGCGCAATAGGAGTTAATTTTTACACACTGTGTCAAATACCCACACATCAGTGTGTGTCCTCTCTGAAATATTAATGAATCCGCCGATATGCAGAGAGTGATAGATGCCAGGGTAAAATGTTGACCATGTTGCCATTTTATCTTGGTCTAATTAGAAGCGCTTTGAGGTGTTTCCACTGTATTTTAACCATGTttctgcattgaaaaaaaatcaattgatATCCATTTATCCCATGCAGAATAAATCCATTTATTCTCACATTGTCGTAATGACACAACACTGCACAGTAGCACGTTCTCAGCGTGTTCCTGGAATTAAACACGGGCATGGGGCATCCTAAGGAGGTGCAGCGTGTAATCTTTCCCGATTTCCCTGCAATCCTGCTTGTGCTCTGTTtgactgtggaaaaaaaaaaaatcctagtGCAATATTCGGAAGTCTGTTATGCCTTTCCATTTATACGTGGCTGGTTCACATGTCTGTCGGAGCCGATGCATATGCAAGTGCATATATGTGCCTCTAAAAAGCCAGTGCAAACTAAAGTGAGAGACTGCTTTAGTGCTCTTCTTAGTTAGTTGTCTGGATAATGGCTCTCTCTTGAGGGTTTCCGTGACTCTGTTTTCTGTGTGTAATGGAGAGAGGGGCTTAAGCTCGCCTGAATGCATCACACTGCCGCTACACCATCTTGCACTCAAGCACTTCTGTGTTTTACTCCTGCCAGTCGCCCCTTTTTTGCCCATAATGAAGCTCAATGTTTCCCCCCACTGGTTGAAAGAGGTAAAATACTCCTTGTGATAGCCAAAGATCCCTCACAGATTAGCACCAAACCTGAACCTCTTGATATTCAGGATGGCTTTGCAGGCGGTAAAAAATAATTGCGTTTATGTGCTTTTACAGAAGAGTTATTAAAATGGAATGGTATGCACAAGCAATAAAGAAAGAGCCACAAATCagatattagcatttttgtgaaaGCAGTGGCATagaataataattcatattctCACTGCCCATTGCCTCGCCATACCACATATGAATTTCCGGGGGCCAGAGGCGGGTGTCAAATATCCTGACTTTCGCCCAGCAGAGAGCTATTAAAACCAGCTAGCCCCAAAGGATTGTCCTCcaactctttctctctttctcacattCTTGCTCATTGGTTTTGGTGTGAAACTATAGCcgccccttctctctctctctctctctctctctctctctctctctctctctctctctctctctctttctctctcttgcagattctgcataTGTTATGGAAGGCATAGGCAGCAGTTTTATATAACATGGGAATAGATGCCTGCATTAACACATTCACACTGCATGATAATATCTAGTAATCTTGTGTTCAACATCAGCTTTGGTGAAATTAAATAAGCAGTTTCTCAGCAGCGATATACTGGAAACCTAATCTTTATCCAAGTGTTAAAAGTACCTGCATGTTTTAAAGATAGATTTCACCTAGAGATGAACATTTTATCACCATTTACTTACGCTTATGATATTTTTAGACctatataactttatttttcacaaaaggCGTGTGTAGCATAAGATCTGAGATGATATTTTCCCATACAGTGGAAGTGGATGGGGACCTGGGGCTGTCAATCTCAGTAATGGAGGAAAAAAGCTCACAAAGTTGTTCACAGGATTTGTGCGCTGTATGCCAAGCCTTCTGAAGccatagctttgtgtgaggaatttattcaaaattggATATTAGTCTTTAATGAGAATCTTATTTGACAGCCATGGTTATCCTTCACTTCTATTGtgttggggaaaaaaagcagcttggacattttattgtaaattatctTTTCAGTCAAAGAAAGAAGTTGTATGAGTTTTCGAAGGCATTAATATGGAAGCCAGCTGCTCTTTATAATagatgaatgagtgaatgaatgaatgagatCATTGTGAGATCATGTAATTGTGAGATCATGCTTTGTTTAAAATAAGAGATAAAGTCACattctgtaaaacattttttttttttttttgtatgcaatATTATCAAGACATAATATAGCACCACTAAGACACACtagaaatttgtatttatatatattacatttacatattaaaatgtgttaacacacacaatgtaaatgtatatgtaaGAAACAAGTTAGTGTTTTTCTTAGATTTTTCTATGGTTTTAgatgaaaattaagtttttatcgTTTATTCTACTCATTAGTTTTAgaaccattaaaggagaagtccacttccagaacaacagtttacggataatgtactcacccccttgtcatccaagacgttcatgtctttctttcttcagtggtaaagaaattgtgctttttgaggaaaacgtttcaggatttttctccaaataatggactgatgtggtgccctgactttgaacatccaaaatgcagtttaaatgcaacttcaaacgatccaaatgcagttttaaatgatcccagctgaggaagaagggtcttatctagcaaaatgatttattattttcattaaaaaatacaatttaaatactttttaatctcaaatgctcatcttgtcttgctctccctgaactcagggagagcaagacagttaggttatgttgaaaaactcctatcgtattttctccctcaatttcaaaaatcatttcaaaatcatacattgctgcagaagttccaatccagtctttgcaaagtgaacatgcaaagaagatcaaacacccttaacaaaaaaggtaaaacagtgatatagggcgattttgaggttgagggagaaaatacaattggagtttttcgacataccctaactgtcttgagccagaatacactgTTGTGAAATGTGATTTTGGGTGCACTGCCCCTTTAAAAGAAATCCAACTACAAGAATGGGTTCATGCATAATATGCCAGTTTGTAACTGTAGATGTGGGAAACATAGACATCATGTTGTtagaaaatgttaatattttaatttgattaggAAAATGTGCAAAGGATGAATGCAAGCCCATTTGGCCATTTGCAAATTTTTTGATACATGCTAGTAGGTATAACCTCATCACTGGCTGTGATGTCTACTCAGCTTTACCTTTCACTGATTTGTGTCTTAATGTGTTCAACAATCTTTGCATGTTTAATAAACACACTGTCTTGAACGTGCACAAGAGCATGAGAcactttgtgtatgtgtgtgtgtgtgtgtgtgtttgggaagGTTATAGTGTGTCAAGAGAGACTCACAGATAGAGGGAAGGGACTCAGCATGAGAGCTAAACTGTTTTCCTCTGTGCTCTGATTCCTGTAGGAGCGCACCCATGGAGCGACTGCTGCTGTGCCTGGCTCTGTTCTCCATGCCGTCCTATGCCATGCTGTGCCCGAAACGCTGCACCTGCCAGAACCTGCTGCCCTCGTACACCGTGCTGTGTGCCAAAACCGGCCTGCTCTTCGTACCACCTAATATCGACCGGCAGACTGCTGAGCTGCGACTGATGGATAACTTCATCACCACCCTGCGCCACCAAGACTTCGCTAACATGAGCAGCCTCATACACCTCACGCTCTCTCGCAACACCATCAGCCAGATCCGACCGTACGCCTTTGCTGACCTGCAGGATCTGCATGCGCTGCATCTGGACGCAAACCGGCTGACGGTGCTGGACGACACCCACCTGCAGGGGCTGGTGAATCTGCGCCACCTTATACTCGCCAACAACCAGCTTCACAGCATCTCCGATGGAGCCTTCCAAGACTTCCTAGAAACTTTGGAGGATCTCGATCTTTCTTATAACAATCTGGTGGACTTGCCGTGGGACACTATAGCCATGCTAGCCAGCGTCAACACCCTCAGCTTGGACCACAATCTCATTGAGTTTGTTCCCGAAGGGATATTTTCGAATCTTCACAAACTGGCCCGACTGGATATGACATCCAACAAGTTGAAGAAGATCCCCCCAGATCCTTTATTCCTACGCATCCCAGTCTATGCCAAAATGAAAGGCTCGCCGCTGACCGCGTTGGTTCTCAGTTTCGGCGGGAACCCGCTGCATTGCAACTGCGAGCTGGTTTGGTTGCGACGACTCACCCGGGAGGATGATCTGGAGACGTGCGCGTCACCACGAGACTTGGCTGGCAAGTACTTTTGGACGATTCGCGAGGAGGAATTTGTTTGCGAGCCACCTATGATCACTCGTCACACTTCCAAGATGTTCGTAATGGAGGGTCAAGAGGTTAGTTTGAGATGCCGCTCCGTCGGAGACCCCGAGCCGACCGTCCACTGGGTCAGTCCGGACGGAAAGCTAATCGGCAACACCTCGCGCACCGTATGCTACGAGAACGGCTCTTTGGATATTTTGACAGCCACGGTAAAGGACTCCGGCGTGTTCACCTGCATAGCCTCGAATGCAGCCGGCGAGGCCACGGCTCCTGTGGAATTAGTTGTGAACCCTTCGCCGCATTACGACCCCAAACTAGAGCCTGAACCAGGACCCTCGGACATGCCGACCTCTATAAAGTCCAACAGCAGTGGTAGTGGTGGCCAGGCTCGAGCTGATCAGCGGGTCAGCGTCTCAGAAATAACCTCAAGCTCAGCGATGATCCGCTGGCCTCCTCAAAGCCACATCCCTGGAGTTCGCATGTACCAGATCCAGTACAACAGCTCCACCGACGACATCCTCATATACAGGTGAGTTTCATCATAGAATCTTAAGATagattcaagtttatttgtatatcaCTTTTCATAACtactgtttcaaagcagctttacagaaaatgcatgtttcaaGGTTACAGGAGGTATTCTGTTTCAGTCAGAGATGAGTGTAGCAAAATAATGCACATGTGGAAGTGATATACAGCTGCATGTTATGTGGTTAGTAATCCTCATGTGTTCAGTTAAGCAGAAAGAACAAATGCATTATGCTTATAATGTTAACAGTATAAGTATAATCCAAAGTTGATGTCATCTGAAGTGTTCGCAATTGTGGGGTCATCTGAAATGACTGCAATTATGACACAGctttctgtttgtctgtgtatgGTTTGCACCAGcgttattttagtataactcAGATACTGCAGCCTAGTCTCATTGTTTATATGTAGGTATTAATACGTAACATTTACAAGCACAAAACGTACATCTGCTTTTCTATGTTTTTACTGATGCTAAAACGTACAATTTAgacatatttcaacatttaaaatgcataaatcactatgtatttttagctaaaaagtaaaacatttctgtactttttatatcaattaaaatattcatattaatggctttttatcattttatcaataagTGATTTAGATTTTGCCCCCTTAACCTACCTCCAAACCCAAACCTACCCATTTTCTAGCAAATacgcatttttatcattttatcaattagcagtttagatttttagaccccTTAACCTACCCCCAAATCGAAACCTACCCAATTTATAACGAATATAAAAGGATATAAAACTGATTTGACTGAAATATGCATGGAAATGaccattttagtaacaatatagacttaacaatatttttataatccCACATAGATATGAATAGACGCCCCATTTGACCACTCCGAGCACATAGATGTGTCCCCCATAGGATTGTGGCATGTCGAATATTGAGTGATTAATATGGTGAATGAAGTCAAGTTGACCATTACAATTCGCTTGTTAAGACTGACGTCATGCCTCACCTCTTCTGTGACTTCCGGGTCCAAACACCTCTGTCAGATGGcatgagaaaacaacaaacggtACTAATTATACGCTCACAATGTTATATAATACTacccaaaaaattataatcctaccctttaactccatacaaaaatcccagatagccagacaatgaaaatgtaaatataaataaaaaaaattatttatatttgggACGCTGTGCGCACAGAGACTGTAAATTGTGTACTCTGTAAATCTGAAAAcgtttagcttaaatgtttaatattaataaacagtgcTAATGCGTATGGACTCGCTGCTTGAGATGGATGTGAAGATCACCTGAGAAAGGCTTGAATTTGAGTCTGTTCCTCAAAGTCGTATGGATTCTCAAGATTTGGATTACagcgcacaaataaaattgtttgatTTCGTAATTATGTTGCGTTTTTGGTGTTTGGTATTTTATGGTTccattgttagtcacagcatgtagGTGAAAACGCCCTTTGTGGTCCATGGCAAACAAAGTAAACATTACATGACAAGTAAAGGTTAAACGATTGCAGGAATGTTATTAATTTGAAaggtttaaaatgtatttttgtttaacattatgtaagttaggcctattcttggaaacaagctggcagcagaaatcacacagaacaaaatgaaattttatcatttttatattaagcaAATGTGTAATTTACTAATGCAATTGAAAACATAAGGGCATTGATatgacaacaaaaaaataaataaataaaatgattgctTGCCACAATTTCAATATTCATAAGGATTCATTTTTTGATGTTATCAATACGtcaatattgtacatttaaatgcttaaaatacgtaagtatttgaacatttagatgctgtaaatatgtcagtactGTACGTTTTAGTGCCTGTAAATATGTAAGTAAACGTACATTTTGTAGACCCACATgtgaagtaaaaaaagtaaataagtagttttgtttcattttttttttttttttttatagttttagctAGTTTAATACATGAAgttcaactaaataaaaacgGGAAATGTTTCATAGACAgtaatcatgtttatttttagattgttGATACTAGAAATCTAGAAGGGCGTGAGCGGCATGTCAGAACGCATCAGTGCtaaattgcttttatttcaATCAATGAATGTGTCTACACTCGAGGTTGACAGACACCTCACTGGTATTTTTAATGTGCTATTCCAGACACTTCATCCTCTTacatggaaaataaaatgattttaccaatattaatgctttttttttttttttttttttttggtttggtttgtttctttgtttcttttttcctttaatCAGAGTCAGCTCATGGTTTTCTTCTCTCTGATCTACTCATTTAAATTAACttctacttttaatttattcccaGTTGCAGCAATACCAACATTATAATAAGAGgaattctataaataaaaactaaaaatagttACTCACCCATTTTACTGTATCTGAAGTCCAGTATGGAGGTCAAAACTGATTCTTTGTTAGTTAACGGTGTGGCTGATGagcaaaaacatatttcatttttctgAAGATGTATGAAAACACTGCATTGTGGCATGAAGATTACGCTAgtctaattatgttaaaatacagGCTGCGTGAGTGTACAAATTGCCATAAAGTTTGTCGGTGCAAAATCATGAATGCAAGATTTGCTGATTCCAAATTTTTGAAGGCTTTGTAGTAAAAATCTCTGCCACATCTTCTTTCCTAATGCATTTTTTGAGAGAGTACTGTGGATGATCTATCCCCCCCAAATGGGTTTTGAATCTGGGTAATTCTGCATTAGATAAACAAATTGATTCTGTCTTTGTTCAAAGGCAAAGGCTGGCATCCGAGACTGG is part of the Labeo rohita strain BAU-BD-2019 chromosome 18, IGBB_LRoh.1.0, whole genome shotgun sequence genome and harbors:
- the si:cabz01090165.1 gene encoding leucine-rich repeat and fibronectin type III domain-containing protein 1-like protein isoform X2, which gives rise to MERLLLCLALFSMPSYAMLCPKRCTCQNLLPSYTVLCAKTGLLFVPPNIDRQTAELRLMDNFITTLRHQDFANMSSLIHLTLSRNTISQIRPYAFADLQDLHALHLDANRLTVLDDTHLQGLVNLRHLILANNQLHSISDGAFQDFLETLEDLDLSYNNLVDLPWDTIAMLASVNTLSLDHNLIEFVPEGIFSNLHKLARLDMTSNKLKKIPPDPLFLRIPVYAKMKGSPLTALVLSFGGNPLHCNCELVWLRRLTREDDLETCASPRDLAGKYFWTIREEEFVCEPPMITRHTSKMFVMEGQEVSLRCRSVGDPEPTVHWVSPDGKLIGNTSRTVCYENGSLDILTATVKDSGVFTCIASNAAGEATAPVELVVNPSPHYDPKLEPEPGPSDMPTSIKSNSSGSGGQARADQRVSVSEITSSSAMIRWPPQSHIPGVRMYQIQYNSSTDDILIYRMIPASQKLFLLSDLASSRDYELCILAVYDDGITTLTATRLVGCISFTTEREFRHCRSIHDQFLGGTMIIVIGGIIVASVLVFIFILLMKYKLHSQHYKQKAACVSNVCSQTNGGQQGAASAPPPRSSSSSGSASKPSVPFGSDRQEGSHGLEGGYGALKGTTVVDLNPEYGKTVREDDSLSQ
- the si:cabz01090165.1 gene encoding leucine-rich repeat and fibronectin type III domain-containing protein 1-like protein isoform X1; the protein is MDRQKDLRMLGRPLGRSAPMERLLLCLALFSMPSYAMLCPKRCTCQNLLPSYTVLCAKTGLLFVPPNIDRQTAELRLMDNFITTLRHQDFANMSSLIHLTLSRNTISQIRPYAFADLQDLHALHLDANRLTVLDDTHLQGLVNLRHLILANNQLHSISDGAFQDFLETLEDLDLSYNNLVDLPWDTIAMLASVNTLSLDHNLIEFVPEGIFSNLHKLARLDMTSNKLKKIPPDPLFLRIPVYAKMKGSPLTALVLSFGGNPLHCNCELVWLRRLTREDDLETCASPRDLAGKYFWTIREEEFVCEPPMITRHTSKMFVMEGQEVSLRCRSVGDPEPTVHWVSPDGKLIGNTSRTVCYENGSLDILTATVKDSGVFTCIASNAAGEATAPVELVVNPSPHYDPKLEPEPGPSDMPTSIKSNSSGSGGQARADQRVSVSEITSSSAMIRWPPQSHIPGVRMYQIQYNSSTDDILIYRMIPASQKLFLLSDLASSRDYELCILAVYDDGITTLTATRLVGCISFTTEREFRHCRSIHDQFLGGTMIIVIGGIIVASVLVFIFILLMKYKLHSQHYKQKAACVSNVCSQTNGGQQGAASAPPPRSSSSSGSASKPSVPFGSDRQEGSHGLEGGYGALKGTTVVDLNPEYGKTVREDDSLSQ